In Mesorhizobium sp. J428, the genomic window CGCCCTCGATCAGCCAGGCGTCCTCGAAACGGTAGCGGAGGCCTTTTTCGGCGGCAGTCATGCGGTCTTCCTTGCGACGAGAATGTGAGGCGGCGGCGGTTCGGCGTAGAGATCCTCGACCAGGCCGGGGCGCGCGGTGATGACGGCGCGCTGGTTGATCGATCCCTTGTCGGTGATCTCGCTTCGGTCCATCGACGGCGGCGTGTCGAGCACGACCGCGCGGGCCACGAGATTGGCGCTGCCGGTCGAGGTCTTCGCCAGCGCGTCGAGCCTTTGCTGGAAGAGGTCCCTCAGCGCCGGGCTGTGCGCGAGGTCGTGCTCGCTCGCCGCGGCAAGCTCCGGCGCGATCCGGCGCGCGGCGTCCACGTCGAGAAACAGCATCGCGCCGATGTGGTTGCGATCGAGGCCGGTCAGCACCGCCTCCCGCACATAGGGCGCGAAGGCACGGATGATCGCTCCCTTGACGGATGCGAGGTTGACCCAGGTGCCGGTCGACAGCTTGAAGTCCTCCGACACGCGGCCGTCGAAGAGCAGCCCCTTGTTGACGTCGGCGGGATCGACGAACTTCAGCGCATCGCCGATCTTGTAGAAGCCTTCCTCGTCGAAACATTCGGCCGTCTTGTCCGGCTGGCGCCAGTAGCCGGGTGTGACGTTCGGGCCGCGCAGCCTGAGCTCGAGCTTGTCGCCGTCCGGCACCAGCTTGAGTTCGACGCCCGGCGCCGGCAGGCCCACCTCTCCGGGCCGCTCGACCGCCCAGGTCGTGGTGGACGCAAAGGGCGCGGTCTCGGTCGAGCCGTAGCCGGTGATGATCATGACCCGACCGCCGGTGGCCTGGCGCGAAATCCGCTCCAGCCCGTCCCACACATGCTGGGCGAGGCCGGCGCCGGCATATTGCATCAGGTTCAGCCGGGCGAAAAAGCTCTCGCGCAGCCGGTCGTTACGCTCAAAGTGGCCGAGTAGCATCTCGTAGCCCTTAGGCACGTTGAAATAGAGCGTCGGCGATACCTCCTCGAGGTTGCGCACCGTCTTCAGGATGCCGGCCGGCGTCGGCGCGCCGTCGTCGATGTAGAGCGTGCCGCCATTGGCGAGCGTGATGCCGAAATTGTGGTTGCCGCCCGCCGTATGGTTCCACGGCAGCCAGTCGACCATCACCGGCGGCTCGTCCTTGAGGAAGGCGAGCGCGGCGGCGATCATCGCCTGGTTGCAGGTCATCATGCGCTGCGTGTTGATGACCGCCTTCGGCATGCCGGTCGAGCCGGAGGTGAACAGGAACTTCGACACCGTGTCCGGCGTCACCGCCGCGTCCGCCGCTTCCACGACGTCGGTGGGCACGGTGGCCACAGCGCAGTCGAACATGGTCGCCGGCAGGTCTGGCACCGCGTTGCGGGCGACGAGCAGGGAGATATCTTCCGACCAGATCGCCCGCAGTGCCTTGTCGAACGGCGCACCCTCGGCGACGAAGACCATTCCGGGCGTCAGCAGCTTCACCAGATAGCGGAGCTTCTGGTGGTCGGTGGAGACCAGTGAATAGGCGGGCGACAGCGGCGCGAAGGGGATGCCCGCCATCATCGCGCCGAGCGCCAGCAGGCCGTGCTCGACCGAATTGCCGGAAAGGATCATCAGCGGACGCTCGGCCGACAGGCCGCGGTCGATTAGGAACTGCGCCAGCGACCGCGCCTTGGCCAAGGCCTGCGCATAGGTGATGCGTCGCCACTCGCCATGCGGCCCCCTGTCGGCGAGGAAGACGCGGTCCGGCTCCGTCCGCGCCCAGTGGCGCAGCAGATCGGTCATCGAACGGGGATAGTCGTCCAGCCGCGCACGCGGGCGGATCAACAGCGTCCCGTCCGCGCGCCTCTCCAGCTCCGCGGCGAGATCGCCCATCCGCACCGGCCGCATGCCGGGCACATCGACCAGCGGCATTCTTCTCCTCCCGGATACTGTTATCTTGTATAACAATCTTGTGGCGGTGGTTCAAGGGCGCATGACTGTTTGCGCATTCAGTCAGAGCCGCTCAGCCCCTCCATCTGCCACGATCGGCGAAGAACGAAAGCCTTACTCCCGCAGGCCCAGCATCGCACGTGCCTCGGCCGGCGAAGCTATCTCGCGGCCGGCTTGGCGCGCGCAGCCGGCGAGTGCCTCGATCAGCTGGCCGTTGCCGGTCGCGCGCGTTCCGTCGGGCAGGTAGAATGTGTCTTCCAGCCCCGTGCGCAGCATGCCGCCGAGCTCCGCCGCGCGCTGGTGCACCCGCCAGATCTCGGCCCTGCCGATCAGCGTCGCCTGCCAGCGCGCGCCTTCGATCCGGTAATTCAGCAACAGCTCCAGCAGCGCGGCGTCGACGGGCATGCCCGAGGCGACACCCATGACGAAATTGTACTGCGCCGTTCGCGCCATGCCGTTCGCCACATACATGCCGACCGAACGCACGATGCCGGTATCGAAGCACTCGAATTCCGGCAGCGCGCCGGCCTCGGCCATCTCATCGAGGAACGCCTTCACCTTCTCGACCGGATTGTCGAACAGCATCGGCGGCCAGGCCCAGGCGC contains:
- a CDS encoding feruloyl-CoA synthase, with protein sequence MPLVDVPGMRPVRMGDLAAELERRADGTLLIRPRARLDDYPRSMTDLLRHWARTEPDRVFLADRGPHGEWRRITYAQALAKARSLAQFLIDRGLSAERPLMILSGNSVEHGLLALGAMMAGIPFAPLSPAYSLVSTDHQKLRYLVKLLTPGMVFVAEGAPFDKALRAIWSEDISLLVARNAVPDLPATMFDCAVATVPTDVVEAADAAVTPDTVSKFLFTSGSTGMPKAVINTQRMMTCNQAMIAAALAFLKDEPPVMVDWLPWNHTAGGNHNFGITLANGGTLYIDDGAPTPAGILKTVRNLEEVSPTLYFNVPKGYEMLLGHFERNDRLRESFFARLNLMQYAGAGLAQHVWDGLERISRQATGGRVMIITGYGSTETAPFASTTTWAVERPGEVGLPAPGVELKLVPDGDKLELRLRGPNVTPGYWRQPDKTAECFDEEGFYKIGDALKFVDPADVNKGLLFDGRVSEDFKLSTGTWVNLASVKGAIIRAFAPYVREAVLTGLDRNHIGAMLFLDVDAARRIAPELAAASEHDLAHSPALRDLFQQRLDALAKTSTGSANLVARAVVLDTPPSMDRSEITDKGSINQRAVITARPGLVEDLYAEPPPPHILVARKTA
- a CDS encoding 3-keto-5-aminohexanoate cleavage protein → MDKAILTCALNGVLTDPSQNAIPVTPEQCAASAREAYDAGASIIHIHFRQQGAGRGHLPSWEPDVAVAVCEAIRQACPGVVVNQTTGTVGRDIAGPLACIRAARPEIAACNAGSLNYLKIKADGAWAWPPMLFDNPVEKVKAFLDEMAEAGALPEFECFDTGIVRSVGMYVANGMARTAQYNFVMGVASGMPVDAALLELLLNYRIEGARWQATLIGRAEIWRVHQRAAELGGMLRTGLEDTFYLPDGTRATGNGQLIEALAGCARQAGREIASPAEARAMLGLRE